One segment of Trichlorobacter ammonificans DNA contains the following:
- the ftsZ gene encoding cell division protein FtsZ, whose protein sequence is MFEFDESIEQSAVIKVIGVGGGGGNAVNTMVACGMNKVEFIVANTDSQALRSSKAPVKIPLGGQLTKGLGAGANPNIGRDAALEDRERLTDIVKGADMVFIAAGMGGGTGTGAAPVIAEVAREAGVLTVGIVTKPFSREGKQRMAKAEEGIRALKQHVDSLIIIPNDRLISIAPRSLGILDAFKPSDDVLRQAVQGISDLITTSGFINVDFADVKAIMSERGMAMMGIGIATGDNRAAEAATKAISSPLLEDIDVSGARGVLVNITGSSAMTMDDFDAVNKTIHEKVHEDANIIIGVVIDESLGETVKVTAIVTGFGDRFDATGHVRTMSPLTTLHKPVTPVTSIDTPTFIRDRQKSEGGRPVRHVGSVSFDDEDTYDIPTFLRKSVD, encoded by the coding sequence ATGTTCGAGTTTGACGAATCCATCGAGCAGAGCGCAGTGATCAAGGTTATCGGGGTCGGTGGTGGCGGCGGCAATGCCGTCAACACCATGGTGGCCTGCGGCATGAACAAGGTGGAATTCATCGTTGCCAACACTGATTCCCAGGCGCTCCGCTCCTCCAAAGCCCCCGTCAAAATTCCGTTGGGCGGCCAGCTCACCAAAGGGCTCGGCGCCGGCGCCAACCCCAACATCGGACGTGATGCGGCACTCGAGGACCGCGAACGCCTCACCGACATCGTCAAAGGGGCCGACATGGTCTTCATCGCCGCCGGCATGGGCGGCGGCACCGGTACCGGCGCCGCGCCGGTCATTGCTGAAGTGGCCCGCGAGGCCGGGGTGCTCACCGTCGGCATCGTCACCAAGCCGTTTTCCCGCGAAGGCAAGCAGCGGATGGCCAAGGCCGAGGAAGGTATCCGCGCCCTCAAGCAGCATGTCGACTCGCTCATCATCATCCCCAACGACCGTCTGATCAGCATCGCCCCCCGCTCCCTCGGCATTCTCGACGCCTTCAAGCCCTCCGATGACGTGCTCCGTCAGGCGGTCCAAGGCATCTCCGATCTGATCACCACCTCCGGTTTCATCAACGTCGACTTTGCCGACGTGAAAGCGATCATGAGCGAGCGCGGCATGGCCATGATGGGCATCGGCATTGCCACCGGCGACAACCGGGCCGCCGAGGCCGCCACCAAGGCGATTTCCTCGCCGCTGCTGGAAGATATCGACGTTTCCGGCGCCCGCGGCGTACTGGTCAACATCACCGGCTCCTCCGCCATGACCATGGACGACTTCGACGCCGTCAACAAGACCATCCACGAGAAAGTCCACGAAGACGCCAACATCATCATCGGTGTGGTCATCGACGAATCCCTGGGGGAAACCGTCAAGGTCACCGCCATTGTCACCGGGTTCGGCGACCGTTTCGACGCTACCGGCCATGTCCGCACCATGTCGCCCCTCACCACCCTGCATAAACCGGTGACACCGGTGACCAGCATCGACACCCCCACCTTTATCAGAGACCGTCAGAAGAGCGAGGGGGGACGTCCGGTCCGCCACGTCGGCTCGGTCTCCTTCGACGATGAGGATACCTACGACATCCCCACGTTCCTGCGCAAGTCGGTTGACTGA
- a CDS encoding MlaE family ABC transporter permease, giving the protein MKLALIDQRVLRFLAGFQAWFFLTGQALVRIFRKPSYYRDFAIQFDKLGFSSLFICLLTGLFTGMVMALQALIQLKPFAATSYVGGMVAVTMIKELGPVLAALMVAGRVGSAITAELGTMVVTEQVDAMRVEGTDIIQRLVTPRLKAMLLALPLLTVITDAIAMFGGYLIATGYDISPIMYLSTFTQFMVPLDYLEGVFKPLVFACLITMTGCYVGLNTAGGAEGVGASAKRAVVISSVMVLMCDFFIAKLFVVFR; this is encoded by the coding sequence ATGAAGCTGGCCCTGATCGACCAGCGCGTGCTCCGCTTCCTGGCCGGGTTCCAGGCCTGGTTCTTTCTCACCGGCCAGGCCCTGGTCAGGATATTTCGCAAACCATCCTATTACCGCGATTTTGCCATCCAGTTCGATAAACTGGGCTTTTCCTCCCTGTTCATCTGCCTGTTGACCGGCCTGTTCACCGGCATGGTCATGGCCCTGCAGGCCCTGATCCAGCTCAAGCCGTTTGCCGCCACCAGCTATGTGGGCGGCATGGTGGCGGTCACCATGATCAAGGAGCTGGGGCCGGTACTGGCGGCCCTGATGGTGGCCGGCCGGGTGGGCTCCGCCATCACCGCCGAACTGGGGACCATGGTGGTGACCGAGCAGGTGGATGCCATGCGGGTCGAAGGGACCGATATCATCCAGCGGCTGGTGACCCCGCGGCTCAAGGCGATGCTGCTGGCCTTGCCGCTTCTGACCGTCATCACCGACGCCATCGCCATGTTCGGCGGCTACCTGATTGCCACCGGCTACGACATCAGCCCGATCATGTACCTGTCCACCTTTACCCAGTTCATGGTGCCGCTGGACTACCTGGAGGGGGTATTCAAGCCGCTGGTGTTTGCCTGTCTGATCACCATGACCGGCTGCTACGTGGGGCTGAATACCGCCGGCGGGGCGGAAGGGGTGGGGGCCTCGGCCAAGCGGGCGGTGGTGATCTCCTCGGTGATGGTGCTGATGTGCGACTTCTTTATCGCCAAGCTGTTCGTGGTGTTCAGATGA
- a CDS encoding radical SAM protein, with the protein MSRVIREIQRRRRAAEAETAPSGRGGALSVCLVYPNRYHTAMSSLGFQAVHRLFNDQPDTVCERAFLPDREELAEYAKSGATLLSLESGRPLSDFAVIAFSVSFEPDFIAIPQILRLARIPELAADRGAADPLIIGGGAACFLNPEPAAPFFDLIAVGEGETLIPPLCRFLRAQASSSRTELLTAAAELPGMYVPSLPFRQPVARLCAPVDAPPSCSTILTEDTEFGNMFLVEVSRGCPRGCRFCAAGFVWQPFRWQPLERLLEACREGLRQRGTIGLVGAAVSDHPAITEVCHFIVAEGGAPSLSSLRIDRLTPELLELLARSGHKTVSLAPEGGSQRMRDMIRKNLTEEQILRAVELVADAGILNLKLYVIIGLPGETDEDLEELIRLTAAVQATVVAQARRHKRLGEITLSVNPFIPKPFTPLQWAGMCPLKELQRRVALLEKGVRPIPNVRLKVEELHGAVLQALLSRGGRELTPLLQAMSQGLNLRKAAKQCALDVESRVTATLALDESLPWDAVSSADTATLATEYRAAMAVVGVPV; encoded by the coding sequence GTGAGCCGCGTCATCAGGGAAATACAGCGCCGCCGCCGCGCTGCTGAAGCGGAAACCGCCCCCTCCGGTCGGGGTGGGGCGCTGTCGGTCTGCCTGGTCTATCCCAACCGGTACCATACCGCCATGAGCAGCCTGGGATTTCAGGCGGTCCACCGGTTGTTCAACGACCAGCCTGACACGGTCTGCGAACGGGCCTTTCTCCCGGACCGGGAGGAATTGGCCGAGTACGCCAAAAGCGGTGCCACGCTGCTCTCCCTGGAGTCGGGGCGACCGTTGTCCGACTTCGCCGTGATCGCCTTCTCGGTCTCCTTTGAGCCCGACTTCATCGCTATCCCCCAGATACTCCGCCTGGCCCGTATCCCGGAGCTGGCAGCCGACCGGGGGGCGGCCGACCCGCTGATCATCGGCGGCGGCGCCGCCTGTTTCCTCAATCCCGAACCAGCGGCCCCGTTTTTCGACCTGATCGCGGTGGGGGAGGGGGAAACGTTGATCCCGCCCCTCTGCAGGTTCCTGCGTGCTCAGGCCAGCAGCTCCCGCACCGAACTGCTGACCGCCGCAGCGGAGCTGCCCGGCATGTACGTACCCTCTCTGCCGTTCCGCCAGCCGGTGGCCAGGCTCTGCGCCCCCGTGGATGCTCCACCCTCCTGCTCAACGATCCTGACCGAGGACACCGAATTCGGGAACATGTTCCTGGTGGAGGTGAGCCGGGGCTGCCCCCGGGGCTGTCGCTTCTGCGCCGCGGGCTTTGTCTGGCAGCCGTTTCGCTGGCAGCCGCTGGAGCGGCTGCTGGAGGCCTGTCGGGAAGGGCTGCGGCAACGTGGTACCATCGGCCTGGTGGGGGCTGCGGTATCCGACCATCCCGCCATCACGGAGGTGTGCCATTTTATCGTGGCAGAAGGGGGAGCGCCCTCGCTCTCGTCCCTGCGGATCGACCGGCTGACCCCGGAGCTGTTGGAGCTGCTGGCCCGCAGCGGCCATAAGACCGTCTCTCTGGCACCTGAAGGCGGCTCCCAGCGGATGCGGGACATGATCCGCAAGAATCTGACCGAGGAGCAGATTCTGCGTGCTGTCGAGCTGGTGGCCGACGCCGGTATCCTTAACCTGAAACTGTACGTAATTATCGGCCTGCCGGGTGAGACCGACGAAGATCTGGAAGAACTGATCCGGCTCACCGCTGCCGTGCAGGCAACGGTGGTGGCCCAGGCGCGGCGTCACAAACGTCTGGGGGAGATCACCCTGTCGGTCAACCCGTTTATTCCCAAGCCGTTCACGCCGCTGCAATGGGCCGGCATGTGTCCCCTGAAGGAGTTGCAACGCCGGGTCGCTCTGCTGGAAAAAGGAGTGCGGCCGATCCCCAACGTGCGGCTCAAGGTTGAGGAGCTGCACGGTGCCGTACTGCAGGCGCTGCTCTCCCGCGGCGGCCGGGAGTTGACGCCGTTGCTGCAGGCCATGTCCCAAGGGCTGAATCTGCGTAAGGCTGCCAAGCAGTGTGCTCTCGACGTGGAGAGCCGCGTCACTGCCACGCTGGCGCTTGATGAGTCGTTGCCATGGGACGCGGTCAGCAGCGCCGATACGGCAACACTGGCAACGGAGTACCGGGCCGCCATGGCGGTTGTCGGAGTGCCGGTATGA
- the ftsA gene encoding cell division protein FtsA, with the protein MSAKRDNLIVGLDIGTTKICAIVGNVTEDGIEIVGIGTSPSSGLRKGVVINIESTVTAIRKAIDEAELMAGCEIKSVYAGIAGGHIKGINSQGVIAIKNREVSPEDVRRVIDAAKAIAIPMDREVIHILPQEFIIDEQDGIREPLGMSGVRLEAKVHIVTGAVASAQNIVKSCNRAGLDVADIVLEQLASSEAVLSPDEKELGVCLVDIGGGTTDIAIFSEGAIKYTSVLGLGGNHLTNDIAVGLRTPMAEAEKIKRNHGCCLSSLVGKDDKIEVPSVGGRKPRELSRTVLCEILGPRVEELFTLVNREIVKSGLEDSIASGVVITGGSSILDGMPELAEQIFNLPVRRGIPQKIGGLIDVVNSPVYSTGVGLIIYGSRNLGPREFPATKSEDSIFNTAARRMKSWFREFF; encoded by the coding sequence ATGTCCGCCAAGAGAGACAACCTGATTGTCGGCCTCGACATCGGGACCACTAAAATCTGCGCCATTGTCGGTAATGTTACCGAGGACGGCATTGAGATCGTCGGCATCGGCACCAGTCCTTCCAGTGGTCTGCGCAAAGGGGTTGTCATCAACATCGAGAGCACGGTGACCGCGATCCGCAAAGCGATCGACGAAGCCGAGCTGATGGCCGGCTGCGAGATCAAGTCGGTCTACGCCGGCATCGCCGGCGGCCATATCAAGGGGATCAACTCCCAGGGGGTGATCGCCATCAAGAACCGTGAAGTCTCCCCCGAGGACGTGCGCCGGGTCATCGACGCCGCCAAGGCCATCGCCATCCCGATGGACCGGGAAGTGATCCATATTCTTCCCCAGGAATTCATCATCGACGAGCAGGACGGCATCCGCGAGCCGCTGGGAATGAGCGGTGTCCGCCTGGAGGCCAAGGTCCATATCGTCACCGGCGCCGTGGCCAGCGCCCAGAACATCGTCAAATCCTGCAACCGGGCCGGCCTGGACGTGGCCGACATCGTCCTGGAGCAACTCGCCTCTTCCGAGGCGGTCCTCTCGCCGGACGAGAAGGAACTGGGGGTCTGCCTGGTGGATATCGGCGGCGGCACCACTGATATCGCCATCTTCTCCGAAGGTGCCATCAAGTACACCTCAGTGTTGGGACTGGGGGGGAACCATCTGACCAACGATATCGCCGTCGGCCTGCGCACCCCCATGGCCGAGGCGGAAAAAATCAAGCGCAACCACGGCTGCTGCCTCTCTTCCCTGGTGGGCAAGGATGACAAGATCGAAGTCCCCAGCGTCGGCGGCCGTAAGCCGCGGGAACTTTCCCGTACGGTTTTATGCGAAATCCTGGGCCCCCGGGTCGAAGAATTGTTCACCCTGGTAAACCGTGAAATCGTCAAATCGGGACTTGAAGATTCCATTGCATCCGGGGTTGTAATTACCGGCGGATCGAGTATACTTGACGGGATGCCGGAGCTGGCAGAACAGATTTTCAACCTGCCGGTACGCCGCGGAATCCCCCAGAAGATCGGCGGACTTATTGACGTCGTCAACTCTCCGGTTTATTCAACGGGTGTGGGCCTGATCATTTACGGCAGTCGAAATCTCGGCCCCCGTGAGTTTCCGGCCACCAAGTCGGAAGACAGTATCTTCAACACGGCAGCCCGCCGCATGAAGAGTTGGTTCCGGGAGTTCTTCTGA
- a CDS encoding Nramp family divalent metal transporter — MKWLEHIGQQASRLASLELFRFIGPGFFVTVGFIDPGNWVTNVAAGAQFGYALLWVVTLSTIILIIIQHNAAHLGIVTGLCLSEAASKFFRPWLRFIMLGSAMAACISTALAELLGAAIGLTMLTGLPLPFGALLSALFSAWMLFSKNYQRLEKWIMGFISLIGLSFIFELCLADISWNNVVTGWVTPTVPHGALPVIMGVLGAVVMPHNIFLHSEVIQSRQWHQQGDDIIRKQLKFEFFDTLFSMGVGWAINSAMIIMAAAVFFSHGITVTELPQVMTTLQPIFGRLAAVVFALGLLFAGLASSVTAAMAGGSVFAGIYREPFDMADPHSRTGLAMTLGGALLAILLLGDPFKGILWSQIALSLQLPLTIVPLIMLTSSREVMGEYANTRYGAAVLWIVGLVVIALNVALLADMAGFPLI, encoded by the coding sequence ATGAAATGGCTTGAGCATATAGGGCAGCAGGCATCACGACTGGCATCGCTGGAACTCTTCCGCTTCATCGGCCCCGGTTTCTTCGTCACGGTCGGCTTCATTGACCCCGGCAACTGGGTCACCAACGTGGCGGCCGGCGCCCAGTTCGGCTACGCACTGCTCTGGGTCGTCACCTTGTCCACCATCATCCTGATCATCATCCAGCACAACGCAGCCCACCTGGGGATCGTCACCGGCCTCTGCCTGTCGGAGGCAGCCTCGAAGTTTTTCCGTCCCTGGCTCCGCTTTATCATGCTGGGCAGCGCCATGGCCGCCTGCATCTCCACCGCCCTGGCAGAGCTGCTGGGGGCAGCCATCGGGCTCACCATGCTGACCGGCCTTCCCCTCCCGTTCGGCGCTCTGCTTTCCGCCCTCTTTTCGGCCTGGATGCTTTTTTCCAAGAACTATCAGCGGCTGGAGAAGTGGATCATGGGGTTCATTTCCCTGATCGGTCTCTCCTTCATCTTCGAACTCTGCCTGGCCGACATTTCCTGGAACAACGTGGTGACCGGCTGGGTAACCCCTACGGTGCCCCACGGCGCCCTGCCGGTCATCATGGGGGTACTGGGGGCGGTGGTCATGCCCCACAACATTTTTCTGCATTCCGAAGTGATCCAGAGCCGCCAGTGGCACCAGCAGGGGGATGACATCATCAGGAAGCAGCTCAAGTTCGAGTTTTTCGATACCCTGTTCAGCATGGGGGTCGGCTGGGCCATCAACAGCGCCATGATCATCATGGCGGCGGCGGTATTTTTCAGTCACGGCATCACGGTCACGGAGCTGCCCCAGGTGATGACCACCCTGCAACCGATCTTCGGCCGCCTCGCGGCGGTGGTGTTTGCGTTGGGGCTTCTGTTCGCCGGCCTGGCCTCGTCGGTCACCGCCGCCATGGCGGGAGGCAGCGTTTTTGCCGGCATCTACCGCGAGCCGTTCGACATGGCCGATCCCCACTCACGAACCGGACTGGCCATGACCCTCGGCGGCGCCCTGCTGGCAATTCTGCTCCTGGGCGACCCCTTCAAGGGGATTCTCTGGAGTCAGATCGCCCTGTCGCTGCAACTCCCCCTGACCATCGTACCGCTGATCATGCTGACTTCATCCCGGGAGGTGATGGGGGAGTATGCCAACACCCGCTACGGCGCCGCAGTACTCTGGATCGTCGGCCTGGTCGTGATCGCCCTGAATGTGGCGCTGCTGGCCGACATGGCCGGATTTCCCCTCATCTGA